The Pyxidicoccus sp. MSG2 DNA segment GCCCTGGGGACCGAGGCGCAGCAGGACGAGCGCGGAGGGCTGCAGCGCGGACTCCAGCGCTTCGAAGACGAGCCCCACGGCGGCGTCGGGCGAAGTCGTGGTGGCGGCGCGCAGGGCCAGCTCTCCGGCGCGGGCGAGGGTGTCCGGACCGGGAGCACCGCCGCCTCGCATGCGCTCCACACGGGTGCGGGTGAGGACCAGCGTGGACTCGCCGTCGCGGGCGCGCAGGGCGTCGAAGGACGGCTCGTACACGAGCACGCTCTCCCCCACGGAGACATGGTCCCCGGGGCGCAGGCTCGTGGCCTGCTGTGCGGGGAGGCGCTGCCCGTTGAGCCAGGTGCCGTTTCGCGAGCCCAGGTCCTTCAGCGTGTGCCCGGCGCCGTCGGGTGAGAAGACGCAGTGCTCTCGGCTGACCTTCTCGTCGAGGAGCTGGAGGCCATCCTCGGCGGCACGTCCCACCACCAGCGGCGCGTCGAGCTCGCGCGCCACGCCCCTGCACGGACCGAACATCGCCACGAGTCTCGCCACGGTGTGCATAGTAGCGGAAGGCGCCGGCTCCCGTGCGGGTGGCCCGGCGCCCTCATCCAGTCATGAACGCTGGCAGAGGAAGATGTCGTCGAAGACGTCGTCGCCCACGGGGCGCTGGAGCGTCGCGACTCGGAAGCCCGCCTGGGTGAGCACCCGGTGCCAGGTCTCCCGGGAGAACAGCCCCTCGACGTGCCTGTCATGCACGGCCCGGACGGTGTCCCCTTCACGGAGCAGGAAGGCGTACTCGGTGACATAGGTGCTGTCGTCCGGGTGCGGGTCCCACGACCACATGAGGCCCCGGAGCGAGCGGCGCCCGTCGTCCGCCGTCAGCGTGTCCGTGCTGTCCTCGAAGGTCTCCCGGTAGCAGTCCGGCGCGAAGATGGCCGCGCCGCCGGGCCGCGTGTGGACGAAGGCCGTCCGGGCGGCGGCGAGGAGGTCCTCCTCGGTGAGCATGTACATGATGGCGTCGTGGACCAGCACCGCGTCGAACGTCCGGCCGAGCCGCAGCGTGCGCATGTCCGCGAGCACGTGCTCACAGTCGGGGTTCTGCTGGCGGCTCAGCGTGAGCATGTCCTCGGAGAGGTCCGTGAGGGTGCAGGTGAAGTGGCGCTTCAGGTGAAACGCCGCGTTCCCCGCACCCGCGCCGAGCTCCAGCAGCGTCCGCGGGCGCGGTGAGACGGCGCGCTCGAAGGCTTCCTGGAAGCAGGTGGCTTCGTCTTCATGGTCCGCCACCGGGTCGATGAGGTGGTACCAGGGGACGAGCTCGCCGTAGAGGAGGGGTTGCATTCGCGGCGGTTCTAGCATCCCCGGGAGCACCGCTTCGCTCGCGGCGGGGCCTACTTCTTCGTCCCGAAGAACGTTCCGTGCACGGTCTTGCCCTTGGAGCGGAACATCTTCTTCTCTCCTCCGTCCTTGGTGGTGCCGCCCACGAACTTGTCGATGTGCTCCTTTTTCAGCTCCCGCGCCTTGGCGCGGCCCTGCTCCTCGTCGCCCGCGCGGCCCGGCTGCTTCTCCAGCGCGGCGAGCACGTACGACGCCAGCAGCTTGCGCTCCAGCTTCGCGTACAGCTTCGGGCTGTCGAAGACGTCCACCACCTCGATGTCTCCGTTGATGGCCACCGCCAGCCCCGCGAGTCGCTCGTCGCGCGGCAGCTTCCCCTGGATTTCGTCGAGGTACCGGCCGATGCGCTGGCGCAGCGCCGCGTCCTGGAACACGCGTCGGTACGTGCCCGTCGGGCTCGAGACACCCGACACGTTGGACTTGCGCGCCACCTCGCCCCAGACGGCGCCCTGCTCCGAGAACAGGGCCGCGCGCCGCAGGTCCGGGTGCGCCACCGCGAGCCCCGGCTGGAAGGCCAGGCTCTGTCCCTCCCACCGTCCCTGCTCCACGCAGAACACCGGCACCCGCTGGCGCTCGCCCGCGTCCACCACCACGTCACTGCCCACCATGCGGTCCTGCTTGCCGCCCAGCAGCAGCTCCCCGCCCACCAGGTACAGCGGCCGCTCGTCCCGGTTGTGCACCCGCAGCGCCTCCACCGTGCCGTCGCTGTCCAGCTCGCGGACGGAGACCTTCTTCGCCGCCTGGGCCTCCTCCAGCACCGTGTAGTCGTCGTACGGCGGGCCCTTGCGCGTGTGCAGCGGCACCACCGCCAGGTTGTAGGCGAGCACGGGCTGGCCGACCTCGTAGTCGCCCAGGTCCAGGTCCGGGGCCGGCGGGGACTTCTCCTGCGCCAGGGCCAGGGGTGCGGTGAGCAGGGCCACGAGGGCCGAGACGGCGGGCATGCGGAACTTCATGGGTGGGACGCCTCCTGTGTGTGCGGCGTCTCATTGCAAGCCCGCGTGCCAGGGCCCTTCCCCCGAGGGGCTCCAGGCCGGACGTCACACGGCGTTACGAAGTGCAAAGCCGTGTGACACGGCCCTCAGGGCCGGGGAGCCTCCACGCCGAGCACGTTGGGCAGCGCCCAGTAGCGCGTGTTGTCGTCGTTCTCGTTGAAGCCCGTCTCGTAGCTGCCCACCCGGCGCACGGTGCGCCCCGGCGCGGCGACGTGGAGCGACGCCTCCGGCCCACCCTCCAGGTACATCAGCCGCTTCAGCCCCAGGGGAAGCCGCCGGAGGACCTCGATGAAGTCATGCGTGCGGTAGGGCGAGCGCGCATGGAACATCAGCAGCCGGCCCTGCCCGTCGATGCCGAGCGCGGCGGTGCTCCACTCGCGCGGCTGGGATTGCCACGTGTTGCGCCCCTTGCAGTCCACCATGCGCAGGGACTGGAGCACCGTGCCGTAGCGCGGCAGCAGGGACTTCACGTCGTCACAGGCCGCATCGAGGAGCTGCACCGGCGGCAGTCCCTTCTCCCGGGGATGCAGCACCAGGAAGGTGCGGTAGTCCTTGCGGGGGGTGGGGCTGAGCTCGCGTCCCTCCGTGCGCGCCTGTCCCACGGGACGGCCGCCCGGATGGAACATGCCCGCGTTGGTGACGGCGATGAGGCCGTGCAGGGCCGCCCACTGCTCCGCCGTCGGCTCTGGCGCGTGGCCTTCCAGCGAGGCACTGAGGAGTCGCACCGGTCGACGCGCCACGTCCACCCGCACCACGGTGACACGTGAGTCGCCCACCGACGACTTGAGATGTGCGTCGAATTCCGCCAGCTCCAGCCCGGGTGCGAGCGTCTCCCACGGGGCGGCGAGGGCAGGCAGGGACAGGCACAGGAGGAGGGGAAGGAGTCGGCTCATGACGTTCACCGGGAGGCGAGAGGGGATGGGTGTTCCCCGGCGCGGTTGCAAGCCGCGAGCCCCACGTGTCCGGGAATGGGAAGCGGCTTCCCAGGGGTGAACACGGGGCCCGGGCGCTTCCATCTGTTCCCGAGGGGTTGGCACACTGGACGGCGGTGGCTCGGTCATTGCTATTCAGGAGTCCGCCCCAACCCCCCGGAGCGTGAATGCAGGATTTCATCCAGGAACTTCGCCACGCGGCGCGGATGCTCGCCAGGCATCCCGGCTTCACCGCCGTGGCGCTGTTCACGCTCGCGCTGGGCATCGCCGCCAACACCGCCATCTTCAGCGTCGCGGACGCGGTGCTCTTCTCACCGCTGCCCTATGCGACGCCGGACCGGCTGGTGATGGTGTGGGGGATGAGCCCG contains these protein-coding regions:
- a CDS encoding class I SAM-dependent methyltransferase produces the protein MQPLLYGELVPWYHLIDPVADHEDEATCFQEAFERAVSPRPRTLLELGAGAGNAAFHLKRHFTCTLTDLSEDMLTLSRQQNPDCEHVLADMRTLRLGRTFDAVLVHDAIMYMLTEEDLLAAARTAFVHTRPGGAAIFAPDCYRETFEDSTDTLTADDGRRSLRGLMWSWDPHPDDSTYVTEYAFLLREGDTVRAVHDRHVEGLFSRETWHRVLTQAGFRVATLQRPVGDDVFDDIFLCQRS
- a CDS encoding ARPP-1 family domain-containing protein codes for the protein MKFRMPAVSALVALLTAPLALAQEKSPPAPDLDLGDYEVGQPVLAYNLAVVPLHTRKGPPYDDYTVLEEAQAAKKVSVRELDSDGTVEALRVHNRDERPLYLVGGELLLGGKQDRMVGSDVVVDAGERQRVPVFCVEQGRWEGQSLAFQPGLAVAHPDLRRAALFSEQGAVWGEVARKSNVSGVSSPTGTYRRVFQDAALRQRIGRYLDEIQGKLPRDERLAGLAVAINGDIEVVDVFDSPKLYAKLERKLLASYVLAALEKQPGRAGDEEQGRAKARELKKEHIDKFVGGTTKDGGEKKMFRSKGKTVHGTFFGTKK
- a CDS encoding phosphodiester glycosidase family protein; this translates as MSRLLPLLLCLSLPALAAPWETLAPGLELAEFDAHLKSSVGDSRVTVVRVDVARRPVRLLSASLEGHAPEPTAEQWAALHGLIAVTNAGMFHPGGRPVGQARTEGRELSPTPRKDYRTFLVLHPREKGLPPVQLLDAACDDVKSLLPRYGTVLQSLRMVDCKGRNTWQSQPREWSTAALGIDGQGRLLMFHARSPYRTHDFIEVLRRLPLGLKRLMYLEGGPEASLHVAAPGRTVRRVGSYETGFNENDDNTRYWALPNVLGVEAPRP